The DNA window TGGCCGGGCAGATCGGTTTCATGGATATTCCCCGGCTGATCGAGCGGGTGCTGGACGAGACGCCACGGGGTGCGCTGTCCTGGGACGCCCTCGCCCAGATGGAGGCCTGGGCCACTGCGCGGGCGCGCGAACTCGTGGGTGCCGGGGTGCGGGCGTGAACCTCCTCCAGAGCATCGCGGCGGCCCTCACCCCCGCGGGCTTGCTGTGGACGCTGCTCATCATCGGGGTGGCGACCTTCCTGCACGAACTCGCGCACTTCGCGCTGGCCCGCTGGCAGGGGGTGGCGGTCAAGTCCTTCAGCGTGGGGATGGGACCGGTGCTGCTCAAGCGGCCCTGGCGCGGCACCGAGTGGCGCCTGAGCCTGCTGCCCATCGGCGGCTACGTGGAGATTGACGGCATGGCGCCGGAGGAGGGGCCGGGCGGCACGTACCGCCAGCCCACACGCGGCTTCGCGGCCCTACCCGCGTGGGGCAAGATCGCGGTGCTGCTTGCTGGACCGCTGATGAACCTGGTGCTGGCGATTGGGCTGATGACAGTCACCTTCAGCTCGCAGGGTATCCCGGCACTCGACCGCGTCCGCATCGAGACGGTGAGGAACAACTCGCGGGCTCAGGCGCTCGGCCTCCAGCCCGGGGACGTCATCACGGCGCTGAACGGGCGGGACATTCCCGACACCGTCACGGCCAGCGGGGCTGCCCGTCCCGGCTGGGAGAGCCTGCGCGACGTCCTCGCCACCGCGGGCCGCAAGACGCTGACCGTCGAGCGGAACGGGGCGGCGCGGGACATCGCCTTCGACTGGCAGCCGCAGGTGAACGGGACCCGGCAACTCCTGGGAATCAGTTATCGGCCGGACGTCCAGCCCGCCAGCGTGCCCGTCGCCTTCCGAACCTCCCTTCAGACGACTGCCGAGGCGGTGCCGCAGATTCTGCGCGCCTTCGGGGGCCTTTTTACCCGCTTTTTCAGCCTGGACTTCTCACAGGATCAGAACGTGAGCGGCCCCATCGGCACGGCGGAGGTCGTGAGCCGCGCCGCCGCGCTGAGCCCCTGGGCGCTCGTGCAGGTCGCCATATTGCTCAACCTCTCGCTCGCCTTTTTCAACCTGATCCCGATTCCCGGGCTGGACGGCGGGCGCATCCTGCTCGTCCTGGTGGGGGCACTGCGGGGTCGTCCCCTCACGCTCTCGCAGGAGCAGGCGATCAACCTCGCGGGCTTCGCGTTCGTGATGCTGTTGATGGTGTTCGTGGTGGTGCGGGACGTGAGCCGGTTTTTCTAGAGGGGTCAGCGGTCAGAAAGGACGGGGGGGTCCACCCAGGCTAGGATCTCCACTCGGTTCCTCCCCTGGAAGCTGCGCTGATGGACCGATGATGCCCGTGGCGCGCCCCCTCACCCCGGCCCTCTCCCACGAGGGGAGAGGGCCAGAACCACTCAAGAGGACGGGGGCACAAGCAAGTGGTCCTCGGTGAAGAT is part of the Deinococcus apachensis DSM 19763 genome and encodes:
- a CDS encoding M50 family metallopeptidase, which gives rise to MNLLQSIAAALTPAGLLWTLLIIGVATFLHELAHFALARWQGVAVKSFSVGMGPVLLKRPWRGTEWRLSLLPIGGYVEIDGMAPEEGPGGTYRQPTRGFAALPAWGKIAVLLAGPLMNLVLAIGLMTVTFSSQGIPALDRVRIETVRNNSRAQALGLQPGDVITALNGRDIPDTVTASGAARPGWESLRDVLATAGRKTLTVERNGAARDIAFDWQPQVNGTRQLLGISYRPDVQPASVPVAFRTSLQTTAEAVPQILRAFGGLFTRFFSLDFSQDQNVSGPIGTAEVVSRAAALSPWALVQVAILLNLSLAFFNLIPIPGLDGGRILLVLVGALRGRPLTLSQEQAINLAGFAFVMLLMVFVVVRDVSRFF